The following proteins are encoded in a genomic region of Vanessa cardui chromosome W, ilVanCard2.1, whole genome shotgun sequence:
- the LOC124542740 gene encoding uncharacterized protein LOC124542740 produces MVSFDVQSLFTCLPIQDCIEIVKRKLQTHNMPIEYAELLHHCLTSGYLLWNDEFYVQVDGVAMGSPVSPVVADLFMEDLEERALRSGPITPRFYKRYVDDTFTILPSDLTSAFLVHLNSINKNIQFTMELEANNSLAFLDILIIRNPDNTLSHTVYRKPTHTNKYLNGDSHHHPSQLATVGKSLFQRAHHLCDAEHLEDELRQVKLALHQNKLPVPRQHRRSRIKPPTVERQPAFLPYVKGVTDRIGNILKRASIKTVYKPHKKVSQFLRPIKSNIPLQTAGVYKLECECGLSYIGQTKRSIGTRVKEHIGDVKNRRSSKSAVCEHALDKPNHFIRFDKPQILAREHRFIPRMIREAIEIQKHPNFNREDGWRLSNTWDPLIKNLKSQIQQTARPKDTVSAFCVQPERYSRYQLRNRWR; encoded by the coding sequence atggttagttttgatgtccagtcattgtttacctgcttacccatacaagactgcatcgaaattgtcaagaggaaactacagacacacaacatgcctattgaatatgcagagctgttacatcactgcctcacatctggttatttattgtggaatgatgaattctatgtacaagttgacggggtagccatgggttctccagtatcccccgtggtcgccgatttattcatggaagacctggaggagagggctcttcgctccggaccaataacacctaggttttataaacggtacgtagatgacactttcacaatattacctagtgatctgacatctgcatttttagtacatcttaattctataaataaaaacattcaatttactatggaattagaggcaaataattctttagctttccttgacatccttattatcaggaatcctgacaatacattaagtcacacagtttataggaaacccacacacaccaacaaatacctcaatggtgactcgcaccaccaccctagccagttagctaccgttggcaaatctttgtttcagagagcccaccatctctgtgatgctgaacacctagaggacgagctacgtcaggtcaagcttgcactccaccagaacaagctgcccgtgcctcgccagcatcgcagaagccgtatcaagccacccacagttgagcgacaacctgcatttctaccatatgtgaagggagttacagacaggattggcaacatcttgaagcgagcttcaattaaaaccgtttacaagcctcataagaaagtgagccagttcttgagacctatcaagagtaatattcctttacaaactgcaggagtatataaactcgaatgtgagtgtggtttatcttacataggccaaacaaagagaagtatcggtaccagggtcaaggaacatataggagatgtcaaaaataggcgttcttctaagtctgcagtctgtgaacatgctctggataaacctaaccattttatccgatttgataaaccacagatcctcgctagagaacacagattcattcctagaatgatacgcgaggctattgaaattcaaaaacatccgaacttcaatagagaagatggttggagactttctaacacctgggatccacttattaaaaatttaaaatcccaaatccaacagactgcaagacctaaagatacagttagtgccttctgcgtgcaaccggaacgttactcaagatatcaattgagaaatcgttggcggtag